DNA from Triticum aestivum cultivar Chinese Spring chromosome 7D, IWGSC CS RefSeq v2.1, whole genome shotgun sequence:
TTGGGCTTGGCCTCAGATGGGCTTGGGCTTGGGCTTACCAATGTTCTCAGACAGCAGATCGCGATCTGAGCCCAAGCCCATCTGAAAGAAAGGTCCACCGCAAGGAAGCGTCGTTCAGAACCGCTTTCGGATGAGCTGCGCTAAGTGTACGACGTTGGCGCTACGATTTCTATACGACAGTCGATCGAAGCCATCCATCCATGGTGACGAGAGTCGGACAAACAAAATCGTACGTAAAGTGATTCCGCTTTCGGACTGGAGTCGGGCTCCGTTTCCGTCTCCCCTCCCAAACCCCCGTACGTCAATAAATTGCAGCCAGAGCTCACGAACCAACCTTCAAACCAGAAGCGacgggaaagaaaagaaaaacgcgcgagagagagacacacacgatCGAGAGCCAATTCCCAAACCCGCGAGCTCCCGGTCGCCGCTTCATCCTCGATCGCGTCGACCCGTCCATCCAGCGGCGACGTCTTGGATCCACCCGTCGGGATCGCCATGATGAACCCGGAGATGATGCGGGTGGCGGAGGAGCAGATGCGACGCATacccgccgtcgacctcgccagGATGCAGCGGCAGCTCATGTCCAACCCGGACCTGCTAAAGCTCACAACCGAGAGCATGAAGAACATGACGGCCGAGGACTTCAAGCTCGCCGCCGAGTGCCTGAACCACGCAAGGCCAGAGGAGATGCTCGACATGACCGAGAAAATCGCCAAGGCCAAgcccgaggagctcgccgccaTGAAGGCGCAAGCCGACGCTGAGACGTCGCGCGCGATATCCGCCGCCAAGATGCTGAAGCGGCAGGGGAACCAGCTCCATGGCCGCGGGCAGTACGCTGACGCCGCCGCCAAGTACAAGCTCGCCAGGGACAGCGTGAAGAACGGCGTGCCATCGGCGGCTGGGCGCGCTCTGCAGCTGCAGTGCAGCGTTAATCTGATGGCTTGTTACCTGAAATTAGGCGAGTTTGAGGAGTGCGTCAATGAAGGTTCAGAGGTTTTAAGCTATGAATCGGGCGATGCCAAAGCATACTACCGAAGAGGGCAAGCGTACAAACAGCTAGGAAACCTTCATGCTGCTGTTGCTGACTTGAGTAAAGCCCGTGAGATTTCTCCGGACGATGAAACTGTCGCTCAAGCTCTGGCAGAGGCACAAGAAAAATGTGCGACCGAAGGGGGGACAAAAAACCTGCCAAAGGGAGTTGTCATTGAAGAAATTGTAGAAGATATTAGTTATGATCTGGCAAGCCCTGAAAACAGTTCTTCTACTACTACTGAGCATACTGCTTCACAACCACACGACGGAGCACGAAACTCGACACAATCTGACTCTTCAGAAAGCTTGGTAAATATGTCTCAGGTTGCTTCTTCATCAAGTGGAACAATCCCTGTTAGCCCTGCTATGTGGGAGATGTTTGCATCCATGGTGGAGAACATGAGCCCTGATGAAATGGCAAACATGAGCGGGCTGCTCGGTATCGAGATGTCCAAGGAGGATGCTGCCAACGCTCAACATGCTATGTCTTCATTCTCTTCACAAGATTTAGAGAAAATGATGAAGTGGATCGGCAGAGCACAGCGAGGAGTCGCAGCGGCAAAGAAGACGAAGGACTGGCTCCTAGGCAGGAAAGGCTTCATCTTTGCTATTGTCATGCTGATCTTGGCGTTCATCCTCCATCGGCTTGGATTCATCGGGTAGGTGATGATGCCACACACATCCGAGAATCCGCGGCGAAAAATGTGGAAGCGATAGTGGGCGGATGACAACAATGTGGAAGCAATAGTTGAACCTGGGTCTTTTTGTAACCATTGTTTATTCTTTCAGCATATTTGTTTGTAAATTGTACTGTAACAGATTAGAGGTAATTGGCCGAGTGTTTTGACAACTAGCAATTGTGCGGGCATCAATTTTATTTCCTTTTGAAAGTAATTCTGTTTTTAGGATAAGAACAAAGTTAGGGTGTAACAATCTATAGTGTTTTTTTATGCAAATCAACAATCTGTAGTTATTTGATGCCAGTACCCATATTTTTCTCTTTATTATGTTGAAGTGTTAGGGTACACCAAAAGTGGGCagtaaaatgaaaaacaaaatatgaatattATATACAAAAATTGTACCGAACATTGATGAATGTTTTATCACGGGAAAAACATTTTGGAGCATCGTTATTTTTTGTTGCCACATCTTCCACAAATGTCATCCCGTGATCAAACTTTGCAAGCAATCAAAACATTTGTCAatgaaaaaattcagaatttttttaatttattttccaTATTTTTACTGATCACCTGAGCTCACATGAGCTCGGGATCAGAACAGCCTCGTCCTAGGATACACCAAAAATTCTTCCCTTCATGTTGATTTGTTTTGTCATTTTGAACACCCATGTATATGCGAAATATCTAAATCCGTCACCAGCCTTGTTGTCCTCGTGTACTCTTTCGTGTGTCTTCTCTAGTTTTCTCCCTCTTTGTCAACTCTTGTTGGAACAATTTAATATTTCATGTATTGATGAACTTGTGCCTCTTGATCGTAACTCTATAAACTTTGCATACATTTTTATTAATTACCTCGCAAAAAAAACTTGAAGTAAAGGAACAACGGATCCTCCACTTTGCATTTAGGTCAGTGCTCCTACTCCGCCTTAAGCGAAGAATCATGGGCTGGGCCATAAAGATTgccctttcctttttcatttaacATATTTAGGAGAAATGTGTGAAAGGTGATTTGAATAATAGTAATAATGTATTTTTTTAACATATTTATAAAAATCCCGTATGTTTTAAAAAGTGCGCTTATTTTCAAAAAATCGtttgtttttttaatatattgcgTTTAGAAAAATGTTGATTATTTTAGAAAACGTTCATGTATTTAGAAATCATACGTATTTTTAAAAATTGTATGATTTTTTAATAGTTCTTGCACTGCATTTTTTATACACTTTAAAAACATATTTGGGAAATTTTCCCTCTGCATTCACTCTGCATATTAGCTTGGATTCATCATCGCATAGGTGATGATCTCAACATCCATGATGCCCAACCACGCTGTTCATCCGAGAGTCAGCAACAAATAGTAACAACTTGATAGAATTGGTGGGCAGATGACAATGTGGAAGCACCGTCGGACGAAGAGCTACTCCAATCTGCACCTTTCTTGTACCactgtttattctttcatcatgtttttttttgagaaaatattCTGGCATCATGTGTTTGTGATATTATTTTTATTCTAATCACTAACCACTACTAAGGCAAGCAGAAAATAAAGCATTTCATCATTCAATAACGTGACTGCCTTCAGCTTTGAAAAGCTTCATCTTTGCTAGTGCCATGCTGATCTTGGCGTTCATCCTCCATCGGCTTGGATTCATCGGGTAGGTGATGATGGCCTACACATCCAAGAATCGGCGGCGAAAAATAATACTCTGCTCTTTTTCGTGGGGTCAGAAGCGATAGTGGGCGGATGACAACACTGTGGAAGCAATAGTTGAACCTGGGCCTTTCTTGTCCATTATTTATTCTTTCAGCATATGTGCTTATAAATTgaactcccttcgttcctaaatataagtctttttagagatttcaatatgaactaaacatggagcaaataagtgaatctacactctaaaatatgtctataaaaaaggaaaataaatccaaaaaatactGATTTTGTTGTGCCAAACATTGACAAATGTGTTGattgcttgcaaaatttcatcactaGATGACATTTGTGGAAGACGTGGCAAAAAAATGTATGCTCCAAAATGTTATTTTTGGAGtatcaattttattttttttgccaCATTTTCCACAAATGACATTAAATTTTGCAAGCAATGAAACATTTATCAATGTGGGGTACATTAATTTTAGTTTTTTTACTGTTCACCCAAGCTCACATGAGCTCGGGATCAGAACAACACTTTCGGTATACCCGAACACTTCAGCATAATAAAGAGAAAAATATGGGTATTGTTACACCCTAACTTTGTTCCTGTCATAAAAACAGAACATTACTTTGAAAAGGAAATAAAATCGATACCCGCACAATTGCTAGTTTTCCAAATGAAAACAGTCAGGCAGTTACTTTTAATctgttactccctctgttcctaagaACAGCCGTGTCCTAGGGTAACTGATAATTCTTCCCTTCATGTTGATTTTGTTTTGTCATTTTGAACACCCACGTATACGCGAATATCTGAATCCGTCACCAGCTTTGTAGTCCTCGTGGTACAATTTTGTGTGTCTTCCCTAGTTTTCTCCTTCTTTGTCAACTCTTTTCGGAACAATTTGCACCCAAGAGAAAAGATCACCACACCCGTAACAATACTTATTGATTCTCCGTGTCTTGCTTTCACTCCCTTGTCTTTTTAAGCATTAAAATAAAAGAGTATGTTACATGGGTAAGGAGAAAAAATGCAGATACATATAATTCAGAACAATAGGTGAGTGAAAATAAGTTATAGAAATCTACCCCTAAAGACCCGAAGAGCGGATTATCCAACACCAGTTTTGGGGATCTGATCCATCACGTAATTAGAAAGTGTGACCTAGCCAAGCTTGGAACTCTGCTGTGAATTTTCTCTTGATCTTGAAACCAAATAACTTGAGCTCATGTTTGAGCGTATCAGATATAGCGAATGAGTGCAGTTGTGCAAACTTATGATGAATTGTCTCCCCTGCCCAAGGATCTAGCCATAGATGAATAGAGTTGCCCGACTGAACTACACATGTGCAGGCTTGTAGTAAGTAGGCTGTAAGTTTATATGCATCTTCCACCAAAAAGATCCCTCCCTTTTATCCAACGGAGGGCCAGAAGAATAGTGGGCTTCCCATActaacttcacccaaggcagatcTTCCTGATTGAGGAATCTGTGTGCATTCTTCATAAGAAAGGCTTTGTTATGTTCCAAGATGCTCAAAATTCCGAGACCATCATAGTTTTTTGGCTTAGTGATCTTATCCCAGGCAACCGGTGCCATTACACTTTCTTCCATGCCAAATATTCTCCATAGGAAATGCCTCAAGTATTTGTTGAGTTGATTAATGACCCCAACAGGCAGAGCCAAGGAGCACATGAAGAAAATTGGCAATGCAGAGAAGACCGATTTAATCATGAGTAGCTTACCACCCAAGGAAAGTAAAGTGGAGCAGCATGTGAGTCTTCTTTCAACTCTTCGAATAATTAGCTAAAAATCCTCCATCTTAAGTTGAGAGGTGCTCATTGGCAATCCAAGATAGGTGAATGGAAAAGCTTGGGTTAAATTGTTTTCCATTGCTTCACTGAGGTCTTAAGTCGGATATATCCACGCGGGTGCACACGCTTATCAGGATATGTATGCTTCTACTAGTTTCACACTTCATGAGCTCAAGCTTATAAATTGGTCTTCCACCCCCTTGCCTGGGTGATGTGGGACTAAAACCCGTTTTTCATTCTATGGTGTGTTGCAGGCCACGTCTCTACATAGGCCACCAGCAAGGGTCCAAATTTGTGGGCCACAAGCGCTGCTCTTTGTCCATCACCATACACGGACGAACAATGTTGCTCTGATGCTGCTGCTCACGACCAGACATGCATGGCCACTTTTTAAAATAGTCCGCGAATAGTGAGATCATTTCCTTGGTGCCCACACTCTTAAAAAAAATTGCCACAACCACGCACTATCTGATACGTTTATTTTTGGGTCCCGATTTTGGATGGCTGCTAATATCTCACTCTTTTCTACTACCCCGTCTTGATTTATTAGCCTCCTTATATTTTGGGTCAAATTTTGACATTTGATTTCACTATAAAAAAATAAGTTATATACAAAAAAAGTATCATTGAAAACATCTTTTGAATATGAACCCAACAATAAACGTATAGGGCAGATATGAGGAGCCCGTCTAGGTCGGCATTCTGTGACCAGGCCATCCGCGCGGATGTATAGAGGGGGCTTGGGAAGCCCAGTAAAGTGATATATTGCCACACGGGGCTCGGGAGTTGTGCACGCGTGAGCTCGCTGGCACATGtgatgagatcatgagaaggactACTTGTGGGGCGAATGAAGTGTCGTAGGGCACAATTACACATGGAGATTTTTCTTCCTAGGTTAGATATAGACTAATATTGTATGCCTACTTTTGTTGCACTTGATAAAGTAACCAAAAATAAATTGGCAAAGTCACACATAAATAAAATACACATTTTGTTTACGGCACGGTGGTATTTTTCAGCTTCAATGTACTCCCTTCATCCGGGCTTTTGGGGCCTAATCAGCATGGTCATTTTGTGCCTCGCTCCTAAAGTTGTTTTTTTTTGAGCAATCACTGGGGGAGAGcgtccccacctgaatatattactcaaaagGGCCGAAGCCGAGAATTACATCATAGGTTATAGTGGGAAGAGAGGAACATGCGCCAAGACAGGGCAGCGTCCCTACAGATCGGGTCTTTAAAACGGAAGACCCAAAGTGTGAAATCTGAGATTACATTGCGCAGAGTATCCAAGGACGAGTGAGTCTCAGAGCGGAACACCTGGATGTTACGAGAGTCCCAGAGTTTCCAGAGGATGGCAAGGGCGACGGTGGGCCAAATGTTGATTTCGAGGCCAGGCGGGGTGACtgttgaagaaaatatgccctagaggcaataataaagttgttattttatatttccttattcatgataaaggtttattattcatgctagaattattttgatcggaaacttaaatacatgtgtgaatacataaacaaataccgtgtccctagtgagcctctactagactagctcgttgatcaaagatggttaaagtttcctaaccatagacatgagttgtcatttgataacggggtcacatcattaggagaatgatgtgatggacaaga
Protein-coding regions in this window:
- the LOC123167285 gene encoding outer envelope protein 61-like encodes the protein MMNPEMMRVAEEQMRRIPAVDLARMQRQLMSNPDLLKLTTESMKNMTAEDFKLAAECLNHARPEEMLDMTEKIAKAKPEELAAMKAQADAETSRAISAAKMLKRQGNQLHGRGQYADAAAKYKLARDSVKNGVPSAAGRALQLQCSVNLMACYLKLGEFEECVNEGSEVLSYESGDAKAYYRRGQAYKQLGNLHAAVADLSKAREISPDDETVAQALAEAQEKCATEGGTKNLPKGVVIEEIVEDISYDLASPENSSSTTTEHTASQPHDGARNSTQSDSSESLVNMSQVASSSSGTIPVSPAMWEMFASMVENMSPDEMANMSGLLGIEMSKEDAANAQHAMSSFSSQDLEKMMKWIGRAQRGVAAAKKTKDWLLGRKGFIFAIVMLILAFILHRLGFIG